ACGCGGTCTGCACCGACCTCGACACCGGCGAGCCGGTCCAGGTCACCAATACCGGAACGGCCGCGAACCCGTCCTTCACCGTCGACGTCCCCCGGCTCTCCGCCATCAGCTGCGCCATGTACAACCGGCCGCAGGAGGACGAGGAAGCCGGGATCACCGTCGAGAAGGAATGGCGCATCGACGGGGAGACGTACGCCCACGACGACCGCCCGGACGGCTTCGACGCGGATCTCACCCTGACCGGCCCCGGCGCCGACGGCGCCACCCCGCAGGAGTGGGGTGAGGAGCGTGACGGCTACAACCTCGGGGACACCGCGACGATCGCCGAGACGACCACCGTCCCCGACGCGTGCACCCTGGAGAGCAGCCGGCTCGTCTCGGCCAACGGCAGCGCGGCAGACGAGGCACTGCCCTACGAGGCGCAGCTCACCCGGGCGGAGAACACGTTCACCGTACGGAACACCGTGAGCTGCCAGGACGAGGACGAGTCCCGGCTGACCCTGGTCAAGCGCGTCGTCAACAAGCACGGCGGAACCGCGGAACCCGGGGACTGGACCCTGACCGCTGACGGGCCCGAGAACCTCTCCGGCACGAGCGGCAGTGAGGACGTCACGGACGTGCCGGTGCCCTCCGGCACGTACACCCTCGGTGAGTCCGACGGCCCCGCGGGCTACCGCTCGGCCGGCTGGGAGTGCACCGACTCCGAGGGCGAGGCCGTGCCGGTCGTCGACGACCGGGTGACCCTTGCCGCCGGTGACGAGGTCACCTGCACTCTCACCAACAAGGATCACGGCGGCTCCCCCTCGCCCTCCCCGCACCCCACGGACGGCTACGGCTACGGTCACGGGGACGACGGTTACGGTCACGGGGACGACGGCTACGGGTACGGGGACGACGGCTACGGCTACGGACGGTCCGACGGCAGCTGATCGGCCGTCCACCGCACGGACACCGCCACAGGTCCCGCGGTGAAGCCCTCGCCGGAGCCTGGCCACCGACGACACCTGGCCCCCGGAGTTCCCTCCGGGGGCCAGGCGCGGTCCGCGGTTCCCCTCCGGCAGAATCGTATGTATGGACCAAGGAAACACGGCGGCCGATTCGCCGGTACGGACTGAGCCCCTTGTCGTCGTCGCGGCGGTGGTCGTTCAGGACGGACGGCTCCTGGTGGTGAGCAAGAAGGCGGCGCCCGGGATCTTCTACCTTCCCGGCGGGAAGCCCGACGCGGGCGAGGACGCCCTGGGGACGCTGACGCGGGAGTTCGAGGAGGAGCTCGGTGTCCGGCCGTTGGAGCCGAGGCTCCTGGCCGATGTCGAGTCCATCGCGGCTCTGGAAGGTGTCCCCATGAGAATGACCGTCTTCGAGGCACTACTCAGTGGGACACCGAGCCCCGCAGCCGAACTCGCGCACATGCGGTGGGTGTCCGGTGACGAGGAGGGCCTCCACCTCGCCCCCGCTGTGCGGGACCACGTGCTCCCGCTCCTGAGGCGGAAGGGCGTGCTGGCGTGACCGCCGCGCGGTCGCCCTGGCCGCTTCCGTTCCCGCCCTGAAAGGCTGGTACGGCCCCTGGGGCGGGGGAGAGGCTGCAAAGGACACGGCTGGTGGTGGTGCGGGGTGCCACGTTCGCGGTGGCTCCTGCTGAGGCTCATGCCCCCGGTGTCCACGGCCCTGGGAGTCGACAAGGCCGCCGCGCGGCTCACCGAAGGAATCCTGCTGCAAGCCGGCCCCGCCCGCGGCGCCCGTCCCCCGGAGTCGTGCTGTGCGCGGCTCGCGAGCACGCGATCCGTACCGCCGACGGCCTTGCCGTAGCCGCAGGACCATGCCGGCGGCCTGACCGGTCCCGGACACGAGCGGCGGGGCGCAGGAGGGCGCGGGTCACGCATGTCCATTTTCGGTGGAAGCCGCCCCGGAACGGGAAGCGGTGTCCGTACCGTGCGCCGGCCCGGTGCCGGCGAGCCGAGGTTCGCATGGCGTGGCGTACATGGTCAGGCCCTTGGGCGTCGGTGTGAGTTCCAGGCTCACGCCGATCTTGCGGCCCGGCTGTGCCGGGCGCAGCGTGCGCGAGCAGGCCAGGGTCGCCAGGGCGACGGGCAGCATGGCATCGGCCGCGGCCGCGGCGGGGCAGTAGCGGGGACCCAGACCGTAGGCGAGCAGCGCGGCGTGCGCCGGTGGAGGCTCGGCACCGGGGAGCCAGCGCCGCGGGTCGAACACGTCCGGGTCGGTGTAGCGGTTCCTGTCGCGGCGCAGGGCCCCCAGAGGCAGGGTGACCACGGCTCCGGCCGGGATCCGTACATTGCCCTGGCAGGTCTGGTGGCGGGTGCGGCGGACCAGGAACGGGATCCCATGGAGGCGGGTGACTTCCTGAACGAAGGCGGTCGCGAGCGGGAGCTGGTGTGCTTGGAGGCGGCTCGTGTCGGGCGCGGCGTCGGCTTCGTCCTGGAGCGCCTGCTGGTAGTGCGGGTGGCGGCCCAGTTCGTAGCAGGCCCAGGCGAGGGTGGAAGCGCTGGTCTCCATGCCGGCGATCAGCAGAGCGCGAATGTCGCGCTGCACCACATGGGGGTCCCCGGGAGCGGCGGCTTCGAGCAGGGACACCAGGTCATGACCGTCCGGGTCGGGCCGGTGGTGCGTTCGTACCTGCCGGACGGCCTTGTCCAGTTCGGCGAGCGCGCGGCGGCAAGCGCGGCGCCGGGGCACGGGCACCCAGGGCCAGGGGGCGAGGGCGTAGCGCCAGAAGATGCCGCCGGACAGGGTGGAGCGGGCAGCCGCGATCCTGGACAGGGTGTCGGGAGGGAGCTCGCTGTTGAGGACACAGCTGACGAGGAGGCCGCAGGCCAGTCGGCTCATCTCCACCCGCATGTCGAGCGGCCGGTCCGCGGGCAGGTCAGCCAGAAGCTGACGGGTACGGGCCTGGACGCTGGGCCCGAGAGAGGTGAGCCGGGACGCGGCGAACGCGGGCCTCATCACGGCGCGCCGCTCCCGGTGGGCGGCCCCCTCGAGGCCGACCACCCCGTCCTCGGTGAAGTCGCGCAGGCTCGTGTCCGGACCCCAGAACCGGAAGGTGTCCTCGTCACTGCCGACCTTGCGCAGCAGCGCCAGGTCGTTGACCTGGTAGGCGATCGCCGGACCGGTCCTGGTCCGGACGACCGGGCCCGCCTGGTCGAGGTTGGCCGGGTCCAGCCAGAATCGCAGGGCGCGGGAGTGGGCGAGCATGCCCGGGCCGGGCGGTGCGGGCGGTTGCCCGGGGCAGGCTGTCCTGTTCACATTCATCAGCTTCGCTGTCCTGTCCACGTTCGTCGGCCTCCGCGGCTCCGGCCGCCGTTACGGGTGGGCAACGATCAACTGCGGGGGTAGTTACGGGTGGAGCGGCCCTGCCCGTCAAGGACACGGCTGTCAGGCTGCGTCGGGAAGAAAGGCGGAGCGCGTACGGCGGGACGGACGACGGATTCAGACGGCGTTTCTCGGCGGCGCGAATTCCGGGGAGCCGCTCGTTCCGCTGTGGAGGCCGTCGAGCCGGACGACTTGCGCAGCCTCCACGAGAACGGCTCCTTCCGGCGCGGGCTCCTCCTCGGGGGCGGCGGCCTGCTGACGACGAAGCTCTACACCGGCCGGGTGTGTTCCCTGCCGGGTTCGGCGTGCGGAAGCCGGCGGGTCCCTGGGGCGCACGGTCTGCGGGACGCCGGTCGCCGATGACGGACTTGGCGCTCCTCGCGGCTCAGATCTTTGCGTGTCAGATCTTTTCTTTGCGTGATGGAGGATGCGGCGTGTCCTGTTACTGGTCTTGCCGGCGCGACGACCGTTACGGCGGCAGTCGTGCGCGGCGGGGCGCCGAGAGCCGGTAGCCGCGCCGCTCCGCCGGCGGTCATGCCAGGGCGAGGAAGAGTTTCTCCAGTTCCTCCTGTGACATGGGCGGGGCGTCAGGGCCCCCCGCGAGGCACTGCCGCATTCCACTGGCGACGATCTTGAATCCGGCCCGGTCCAAGGCGCGGGAGACGGCGGCCAGCTGTGTCACGACATCCTTGCAGTCGCGTCCTGCCTCGATCATCGTGATCACCGCGGCCAGCTGTCCCTGCGCCCGCCGCAGGCGGTTCAGGACGGGCTGCATCGATTCTTCGTCCATTTGCACGTCATCCTCCTTCGGCCTCGACAACAATACCCCTCGGGGTATTAATCCCGACTTCGGTCCGGCCGGCGG
This DNA window, taken from Streptomyces nitrosporeus, encodes the following:
- a CDS encoding NUDIX hydrolase gives rise to the protein MDQGNTAADSPVRTEPLVVVAAVVVQDGRLLVVSKKAAPGIFYLPGGKPDAGEDALGTLTREFEEELGVRPLEPRLLADVESIAALEGVPMRMTVFEALLSGTPSPAAELAHMRWVSGDEEGLHLAPAVRDHVLPLLRRKGVLA
- a CDS encoding cytochrome P450, with protein sequence MNVNRTACPGQPPAPPGPGMLAHSRALRFWLDPANLDQAGPVVRTRTGPAIAYQVNDLALLRKVGSDEDTFRFWGPDTSLRDFTEDGVVGLEGAAHRERRAVMRPAFAASRLTSLGPSVQARTRQLLADLPADRPLDMRVEMSRLACGLLVSCVLNSELPPDTLSRIAAARSTLSGGIFWRYALAPWPWVPVPRRRACRRALAELDKAVRQVRTHHRPDPDGHDLVSLLEAAAPGDPHVVQRDIRALLIAGMETSASTLAWACYELGRHPHYQQALQDEADAAPDTSRLQAHQLPLATAFVQEVTRLHGIPFLVRRTRHQTCQGNVRIPAGAVVTLPLGALRRDRNRYTDPDVFDPRRWLPGAEPPPAHAALLAYGLGPRYCPAAAAADAMLPVALATLACSRTLRPAQPGRKIGVSLELTPTPKGLTMYATPCEPRLAGTGPAHGTDTASRSGAASTENGHA
- a CDS encoding metal-sensitive transcriptional regulator, with translation MDEESMQPVLNRLRRAQGQLAAVITMIEAGRDCKDVVTQLAAVSRALDRAGFKIVASGMRQCLAGGPDAPPMSQEELEKLFLALA